The Akkermansia sp. N21116 genome includes a region encoding these proteins:
- a CDS encoding pentapeptide repeat-containing protein, with amino-acid sequence MNTEELEEILEKHRKWINSEYGGKRADLRGANLSDADLRGANLSDANLRGADLRDADLRDADLRGANLSDANLRGADLRGANLSDANLRGANLSDANLRGADLRDADLRGADLGFDCCFASTIGQPIYQVCGVGAHRRALTLHAKGLRNDWVWFAGCFSGTEEALREAVEEKYGKDCDYMDAIEFLIKTAERHSGDFKQEA; translated from the coding sequence ATGAATACCGAAGAACTGGAAGAAATCCTTGAAAAGCACCGGAAATGGATTAACAGCGAATATGGCGGCAAGCGTGCCGACCTGCGCGGTGCCAACCTGAGCGATGCCGACCTGCGCGGTGCCAACCTGAGCGATGCCAACCTGCGCGGTGCCGACCTGCGCGATGCCGACCTGCGCGATGCCGACCTGCGCGGTGCCAACCTGAGCGATGCCAACCTGCGCGGTGCCGACCTGCGCGGTGCCAACCTGAGCGATGCCAACCTGCGCGGTGCCAACCTGAGCGATGCCAACCTGCGCGGTGCCGACCTGCGCGATGCCGACCTGCGCGGTGCCGATTTAGGATTTGATTGTTGTTTTGCATCCACAATAGGTCAGCCGATTTACCAAGTGTGCGGAGTTGGAGCGCATCGTCGTGCTTTAACCTTGCATGCCAAAGGATTACGCAATGATTGGGTTTGGTTTGCAGGGTGTTTCTCGGGAACTGAAGAAGCTTTGCGGGAGGCCGTAGAAGAAAAGTACGGCAAGGATTGCGATTACATGGACGCCATTGAGTTTTTAATCAAAACCGCAGAACGCCATTCGGGAGACTTCAAGCAGGAAGCCTAA
- a CDS encoding ribbon-helix-helix domain-containing protein, producing MATLSQSIQVRLLQEDDEELRALSKATGVPYSALLRLSVQLGVPLLKNQLNQKTPNPKKAE from the coding sequence ATGGCAACGTTATCACAATCAATACAGGTTCGTCTCCTTCAGGAAGACGACGAGGAACTCAGGGCCTTGTCCAAGGCAACGGGCGTGCCGTACTCGGCACTTTTGAGGCTTTCCGTACAACTGGGGGTGCCTCTTCTCAAAAACCAACTGAATCAGAAAACCCCGAACCCGAAGAAAGCCGAATGA
- a CDS encoding ribbon-helix-helix protein, CopG family, translated as MRPIDKENTATISLQIRFTKKQIEEIDETAEQFEMSRSEIIRLSCSSGLVALKKLTPEGLKKAVSRLLTEE; from the coding sequence ATGCGCCCTATCGACAAAGAGAACACCGCGACAATCTCGCTCCAGATTCGATTTACAAAAAAACAAATTGAAGAGATCGACGAAACAGCCGAGCAATTTGAAATGAGCCGCTCGGAAATCATCCGCCTCTCCTGTTCTTCCGGCTTGGTAGCACTCAAAAAACTTACTCCGGAAGGGCTTAAAAAAGCCGTTTCCAGATTGCTGACAGAAGAGTAG